A single genomic interval of Oryctolagus cuniculus chromosome 19, mOryCun1.1, whole genome shotgun sequence harbors:
- the POP7 gene encoding ribonuclease P protein subunit p20 gives MAENREPRGPVEAELDPVEYTLRKRLPHRLPRRPNDIYVNMKTDFKAQLARCQKLLDGGARGQNACTEIYIHGLGLAINRAINIALQLQAGSFGSLQVAANTSTVELVDELEPETDAREPLTRIRNNSAIHIRVFRVTPK, from the coding sequence ATGGCGGAAAACCGAGAGCCCCGCGGGCCCGTGGAGGCGGAGCTGGACCCGGTGGAGTACACCCTCCGCAAGCGGCTGCCCCACCGCCTGCCCCGGAGGCCCAATGACATTTACGTCAACATGAAGACGGACTTTAAGGCGCAGCTGGCCCGCTGCCAGAAGCTGCTGGACGGAGGCGCGCGGGGCCAGAACGCGTGCACGGAGATCTACATTcatggcttgggcctggccatcAACCGCGCCATCAACATCGCCCTGCAGCTGCAGGCCGGCAGCTTCGGGTCCTTGCAGGTGGCCGCCAACACCTCCACTGTGGAGCTGGTGGACGAGCTGGAGCCGGAGACCGACGCGCGGGAGCCGCTCACTCGAATCCGCAACAACTCGGCCATCCACATCCGAGTCTTCAGGGTCACGCCCAAGTGA